One genomic region from Paraburkholderia azotifigens encodes:
- a CDS encoding MotA/TolQ/ExbB proton channel family protein, with product MANTGIIHYLQTSDAITHGVAYVLLAMSVASWCFLIVKSWMLSRAKRQGPRAVARFWQAPTLSEGVTTLRLADREHIFSPLAEAALQASEVETPGALLARVERSERVLRALRQALHRSQRRLEFGQVLLASVGSTAPFVGLLGTVWGIYHALGSIAQSGQAMIENVAGPVGEALIMTAFGLVVAIPAVLAYNVLGRMVRQVSEELDGFAHDLHACVCAPADETHGATRGDLRDAQGARSPARTQA from the coding sequence ATGGCAAACACCGGCATCATCCACTATCTGCAAACCAGCGACGCCATCACGCATGGCGTCGCCTATGTGCTGCTGGCGATGTCGGTTGCGAGCTGGTGTTTCCTGATCGTCAAAAGCTGGATGCTGAGCCGCGCGAAGCGGCAAGGGCCGCGCGCAGTCGCGCGGTTCTGGCAGGCGCCGACGCTGTCCGAAGGCGTGACCACTTTAAGACTCGCGGACCGCGAGCATATCTTTTCACCGCTTGCTGAGGCGGCGCTGCAGGCGTCGGAAGTCGAAACGCCGGGCGCGCTGCTCGCGCGCGTCGAACGCAGCGAACGCGTGCTGCGGGCGCTGCGCCAGGCGCTGCACCGCTCGCAGCGCAGACTGGAGTTCGGGCAGGTGCTGCTCGCGTCGGTGGGCAGCACGGCGCCGTTCGTCGGGCTGCTCGGCACCGTGTGGGGCATCTATCACGCCCTCGGCAGCATCGCGCAGAGCGGGCAGGCCATGATCGAAAACGTCGCGGGGCCCGTCGGCGAGGCGCTCATCATGACGGCGTTCGGCCTCGTCGTCGCGATTCCCGCCGTGCTCGCCTATAACGTGCTGGGGCGGATGGTGCGGCAGGTGTCGGAGGAACTCGACGGCTTTGCGCATGACCTGCACGCCTGCGTCTGCGCGCCCGCCGACGAAACACACGGCGCCACACGCGGCGATCTGCGCGACGCGCAAGGCGCACGGTCGCCCGCGCGGACGCAGGCGTAA
- a CDS encoding ExbD/TolR family protein yields MAFGGLDRHKTAAPMADINMTPLIDVMLVLLVIFIITAPLFTHAIRLDLPRVAAAESRETPQTITLSIDAAGKLYWNDKPITLEQMRAQFNDAGKLKEQPEIHLRAERSTRYEVIAQVMGAAQQAGLERIGFVTEPPSGEAKAGSPAVTPAAASSSQ; encoded by the coding sequence ATGGCATTCGGCGGACTCGACAGACACAAGACGGCCGCGCCGATGGCGGACATCAACATGACGCCGCTGATCGACGTGATGCTCGTGTTGCTCGTCATTTTCATCATCACGGCGCCGCTCTTCACGCACGCGATCCGGCTCGATCTGCCGCGCGTCGCGGCCGCCGAGTCGCGCGAGACACCGCAGACCATCACGCTGTCGATCGACGCGGCAGGCAAGCTCTACTGGAACGACAAGCCCATCACGCTCGAGCAGATGCGCGCGCAGTTCAACGACGCGGGCAAACTGAAGGAACAGCCGGAAATCCATCTGCGCGCCGAGCGCTCGACGCGCTACGAAGTCATCGCGCAGGTGATGGGCGCGGCGCAACAAGCGGGGCTGGAGCGCATCGGCTTCGTGACGGAACCGCCGTCGGGCGAGGCCAAAGCGGGTAGTCCGGCAGTGACGCCGGCCGCCGCGTCTTCCTCGCAATAA
- the leuS gene encoding leucine--tRNA ligase — MHEKYVPSDVESAAQGQWRATDAYKTTEKADKPKFYCVSMLPYPSGKLHMGHVRNYTINDVMYRYLRMNGYNTLMPMGWDAFGMPAENAAMANGVPPAKWTYDNIAYMKKQMQSMGLAIDWSREVATCSPDYYKWNQWIFLKMLEKGIAYKKTGTVNWDPVDQTVLANEQVIDGRGWRSGALVEKREIPMYYMRITQYADELLNDLDGLGWPERVKVMQQNWIGKSFGVNFGFPYELDGEQKLLRVFTTRADTIMGVTFCAVAAEHPLATRLAQGKPELQAFIEECKQGGVAEADMATMEKKGMATGFFVTHPLTQEKVEVWVGNYVLMSYGEGAVMGVPAHDERDFAFVKKYGIPVKQVVAVEGEPFSTDAWQESYGDKENGVLINSGKYDGLNYGDAVDAIAADLKTLGLGDKQVTWRLRDWGISRQRYWGTPIPIIHCPSCGDVPVPEKDLPVVLPEDLVPDGTGNPLAKSEAFVNCTCPTCGAAAKRETDTMDTFVDSSWYFYRYAAPDAKTMVDERTDYWMPMDQYIGGIEHAILHLLYSRFWAKVCRDLGIVKFGEPARNLLTQGMVLNETYYRENDAGKKTWYNPADVTVTHDDKGRPVGATLNADGQPVVLGGVEKMSKSKNNGVDPQVLIDQYGADTARLFTMFAAPPEQQLEWSGAGVEGASRFLRRVWTFGQANEAALSERAAFEAAKLADTDKTLRREIYSVLKQADFDYQRLQYNTVVSAAMKMLNAIESARGAQPGASAAVLRETYGVLLRVLYPVVPHVTFQLWRELGYEGEFGNLLDAPWPKVDEKALEQSEIELVLQVNGKVRGAVTVAKDASKESIEAAALAHEMFAKFSEGKPAKKVIVVPGRLVNVVV, encoded by the coding sequence ATGCACGAAAAATACGTTCCCTCCGACGTCGAATCCGCCGCGCAAGGACAATGGCGCGCCACCGACGCGTACAAAACGACGGAAAAGGCCGACAAGCCGAAGTTCTATTGCGTTTCGATGCTGCCGTATCCGTCGGGCAAGCTGCACATGGGGCACGTACGCAATTACACGATCAATGATGTGATGTACCGCTATCTGCGGATGAACGGCTACAACACGCTGATGCCGATGGGCTGGGACGCGTTCGGCATGCCCGCCGAAAACGCCGCGATGGCCAATGGCGTGCCGCCCGCGAAGTGGACGTACGACAACATCGCGTACATGAAGAAGCAGATGCAGTCGATGGGTCTTGCCATCGACTGGTCGCGCGAAGTCGCCACCTGCAGCCCCGACTACTACAAGTGGAACCAGTGGATCTTCCTGAAGATGCTGGAAAAGGGCATCGCGTACAAGAAGACGGGCACCGTGAACTGGGACCCCGTCGATCAAACCGTGCTCGCGAACGAGCAGGTGATCGACGGCCGCGGCTGGCGTTCGGGCGCGCTCGTCGAGAAGCGCGAAATCCCGATGTACTACATGCGCATCACGCAGTACGCGGATGAACTGCTGAACGACCTCGACGGCCTCGGCTGGCCCGAGCGCGTGAAGGTCATGCAGCAGAACTGGATCGGCAAGAGCTTCGGCGTGAACTTCGGCTTCCCGTACGAACTGGATGGCGAGCAGAAACTGCTGCGCGTGTTCACGACGCGCGCCGACACGATCATGGGCGTGACCTTCTGCGCGGTCGCCGCCGAACACCCGCTCGCCACGCGCCTCGCGCAAGGCAAGCCGGAACTGCAGGCGTTCATCGAAGAATGCAAGCAGGGCGGTGTCGCCGAAGCCGACATGGCGACGATGGAAAAGAAGGGCATGGCCACGGGCTTTTTCGTCACGCATCCGCTGACGCAGGAAAAGGTCGAGGTGTGGGTCGGCAACTACGTGCTGATGAGCTACGGCGAAGGCGCCGTGATGGGCGTGCCCGCGCACGACGAGCGCGACTTCGCGTTCGTGAAGAAGTACGGCATTCCCGTCAAGCAGGTGGTCGCGGTCGAAGGCGAGCCGTTCTCGACGGACGCATGGCAGGAATCGTACGGCGACAAGGAAAACGGCGTCCTCATCAACAGCGGCAAGTACGACGGCCTCAATTACGGCGACGCCGTCGACGCGATCGCGGCTGATCTGAAGACGCTCGGCCTCGGCGACAAACAGGTTACGTGGCGTCTGCGCGACTGGGGCATCTCGCGTCAGCGCTACTGGGGCACGCCGATCCCGATCATCCACTGCCCGTCGTGCGGCGACGTGCCCGTGCCCGAGAAGGATCTGCCCGTCGTGCTGCCGGAAGACCTCGTGCCGGACGGCACGGGCAATCCGCTTGCGAAGTCCGAAGCGTTCGTGAACTGCACGTGTCCGACGTGCGGCGCGGCCGCGAAGCGCGAAACCGACACGATGGACACGTTCGTCGATTCGTCCTGGTACTTCTATCGCTACGCGGCACCCGACGCGAAGACGATGGTCGACGAGCGCACTGATTACTGGATGCCGATGGATCAGTACATCGGCGGCATCGAGCACGCCATTCTTCACCTGCTGTACTCGCGTTTCTGGGCGAAGGTCTGCCGCGATCTGGGCATCGTGAAGTTCGGCGAGCCGGCCAGGAACCTGCTGACGCAGGGCATGGTGCTCAACGAAACCTACTACCGCGAAAACGACGCGGGCAAGAAGACCTGGTACAACCCGGCCGACGTCACCGTCACGCACGACGACAAGGGCCGCCCGGTCGGTGCGACGCTGAACGCCGACGGCCAGCCCGTGGTGCTCGGCGGCGTCGAGAAGATGTCGAAGTCGAAGAACAACGGCGTCGACCCGCAGGTGCTGATCGACCAGTACGGCGCCGACACCGCGCGTCTCTTCACGATGTTCGCCGCGCCGCCGGAACAGCAGCTCGAGTGGTCGGGCGCGGGCGTCGAAGGCGCGAGCCGCTTCCTGCGCCGCGTGTGGACGTTCGGTCAGGCGAACGAAGCAGCGCTCTCCGAACGCGCTGCGTTCGAGGCCGCGAAGCTCGCCGATACGGACAAGACGCTGCGCCGCGAGATCTATAGCGTGCTGAAACAGGCGGACTTCGACTATCAGCGTCTGCAGTACAACACGGTCGTGTCGGCGGCGATGAAGATGCTGAATGCGATCGAAAGCGCCCGCGGCGCCCAGCCCGGCGCAAGCGCCGCCGTGCTGCGCGAAACGTACGGCGTGCTGCTGCGCGTGCTGTACCCGGTCGTGCCGCACGTCACCTTCCAGTTGTGGCGCGAACTCGGCTACGAAGGCGAGTTCGGCAATCTGCTCGACGCGCCGTGGCCGAAGGTCGACGAAAAGGCGCTCGAGCAAAGCGAGATCGAACTCGTGCTGCAGGTGAACGGCAAGGTGCGCGGCGCCGTGACGGTCGCGAAGGACGCGTCGAAGGAATCGATCGAAGCCGCAGCGCTCGCGCACGAAATGTTCGCGAAGTTCAGCGAAGGCAAGCCGGCGAAGAAGGTCATCGTCGTGCCGGGCCGCCTCGTGAACGTCGTTGTCTGA
- the lptE gene encoding LPS assembly lipoprotein LptE has protein sequence MTRRSFLTLACSAALLSACGFQLRGQQDYAFKRLAISGAAAPVAARLTRMVQGGSDTVIVTSPVNADAILSISESRGFATLTLNSLGVVEEYALNYSLNYTLRGADGTLLIPPSSIALNRAMTYSDQFSQAKSSEADILYADMQNDAVDQLMRRLAVVRSLHPAPGQEVPGISPRAPLPPPPL, from the coding sequence GTGACTCGCAGATCGTTTTTGACTCTGGCGTGCAGCGCGGCGCTGCTGTCCGCGTGCGGCTTCCAGCTGCGCGGACAGCAGGACTACGCGTTCAAGCGCCTCGCCATCTCGGGCGCGGCGGCGCCCGTCGCCGCGCGCCTGACGCGCATGGTACAGGGCGGCAGCGACACGGTGATCGTGACTTCGCCCGTCAATGCCGACGCGATCCTGTCGATCAGCGAATCGCGCGGCTTCGCTACGCTGACGCTGAATTCCCTCGGCGTGGTGGAAGAGTACGCGCTGAACTACTCGCTGAACTACACGCTGCGGGGCGCGGACGGCACCTTGCTGATTCCGCCCAGCTCGATCGCGCTGAACCGCGCGATGACCTACAGCGATCAGTTCTCGCAGGCGAAATCTTCCGAAGCGGACATCCTCTACGCCGACATGCAGAACGACGCCGTCGATCAGCTGATGCGCCGTCTTGCCGTCGTGCGTTCGCTGCATCCGGCGCCGGGCCAGGAAGTGCCAGGCATTTCGCCGCGCGCGCCGCTGCCGCCGCCGCCGCTCTGA
- the holA gene encoding DNA polymerase III subunit delta: MQLRLDALEAHLAKGLAGLYVVYGDEHLLAQEACDRIRAAARAGGFTDRTVFTVERGFDWSSLLGASQSMSLFGDRQLVELRIPTGKPGKEGADALKTLAAAANPDVLTLVTLPRLDAATQKAAWFTGLADAGVALKIDPVERAQLPNWVGQRLAQQGQRVAAGEEGRRALQFIAERVEGNLLAAHQEIQKLGLLYPSGALTFEQVHDAVLNVARYDVFKLNEAMLAGDVGRLSRMIDGLKGEGEAAVLVLWAVVEEIRTLLRIKRGVEAGKPLAMLLRENRVWGPRERLVGPALSRVTEASLEKALALAAKLDRQVKGLSGGTPGNHRNDPPPDAWAGLFELAMAVAGASASQAHAAPTRPAPGRPAPPPARRAPLRRPS; this comes from the coding sequence ATGCAACTGCGTCTTGACGCGCTCGAAGCGCATCTCGCGAAAGGTCTTGCCGGTCTGTACGTTGTGTACGGCGACGAGCATCTGCTCGCGCAGGAAGCGTGCGACCGCATCCGCGCGGCGGCGCGCGCGGGCGGCTTCACGGATCGCACGGTGTTCACGGTGGAGCGCGGCTTCGACTGGAGTTCGCTGCTCGGCGCGAGCCAGTCGATGTCGCTGTTCGGCGACCGCCAACTGGTCGAATTGCGCATTCCGACGGGCAAGCCCGGCAAGGAAGGCGCCGATGCATTGAAGACGCTCGCGGCAGCCGCGAATCCCGACGTGCTGACGCTCGTCACGCTGCCGCGCCTCGACGCGGCGACGCAAAAGGCCGCGTGGTTCACGGGGCTCGCCGACGCCGGCGTCGCGCTGAAAATCGATCCCGTCGAGCGCGCGCAATTGCCGAACTGGGTCGGACAGCGTCTCGCGCAGCAGGGCCAGCGCGTCGCGGCGGGCGAAGAAGGCAGGCGCGCGTTGCAGTTCATTGCGGAGCGGGTCGAAGGCAATCTGCTCGCCGCGCATCAGGAAATCCAGAAACTCGGGCTGCTGTATCCGTCGGGTGCGCTGACGTTCGAACAGGTTCACGACGCCGTGCTGAACGTCGCGCGCTACGACGTGTTCAAGCTCAACGAAGCGATGCTCGCGGGCGACGTCGGCCGTCTGTCGCGGATGATCGATGGTCTGAAGGGTGAAGGCGAAGCCGCGGTGCTCGTGCTGTGGGCCGTCGTCGAAGAGATTCGCACGCTGTTGCGCATCAAGCGCGGCGTCGAAGCGGGCAAGCCGCTCGCGATGCTGCTGCGCGAAAACCGCGTGTGGGGGCCGCGCGAGCGGCTCGTCGGACCGGCGTTGTCGCGCGTGACGGAAGCGTCGCTGGAAAAGGCGCTCGCGCTCGCGGCGAAGCTCGACCGGCAGGTGAAGGGTTTGTCAGGCGGCACGCCGGGCAATCATCGCAACGACCCGCCGCCCGACGCGTGGGCGGGGCTCTTCGAACTCGCGATGGCCGTGGCGGGCGCTTCCGCTTCGCAGGCGCACGCCGCGCCGACGCGGCCCGCTCCGGGCCGGCCGGCGCCACCACCGGCGCGACGGGCGCCACTGCGCCGACCGTCGTAG
- a CDS encoding glutamate-5-semialdehyde dehydrogenase, with protein MDIDQYMTDLGRRARHASRAMARASTAAKNAALEAVAAAIERETATLKEANARDLARAKDKGHDAAFIDRLTLSDKALKTMVEGLRQVAALPDPIGEISNLKYRPSGIQVGQMRVPLGVIGIIYESRPNVTIDAAALCLKSGNATILRGGSEALECNTALAKLIGEGLKKAGLPQEAVQVVETSDRAAVGKLITMTEYVDVIVPRGGKSLIARLIEEGRVPMIKHLDGICHVYVDDRADIAKALNVCDNAKTHRYGTCNTMETLLVARGIAADVLPALGKLYREKEVELRVDPAARKVLADAGVGPLVDATEEDWRTEYLAPVLAIKVVDGIDQAVEHINEYGSQHTDAIVTEDHDRAMRFLREVDSASVMVNASTRFADGFEFGLGAEIGISNDKLHARGPVGLEGLTSLKYVVLGHGEGRQ; from the coding sequence ATGGATATCGACCAGTACATGACCGACCTTGGCCGCCGCGCGCGTCACGCATCGCGTGCGATGGCGCGGGCGTCGACGGCGGCGAAGAATGCCGCGCTCGAAGCTGTTGCCGCCGCGATCGAGCGCGAGACGGCCACGCTGAAAGAAGCGAACGCGCGCGACCTGGCTCGGGCGAAGGACAAAGGCCACGACGCGGCCTTCATCGACCGTCTGACGTTGTCCGACAAGGCGCTGAAGACGATGGTCGAAGGTTTGCGGCAGGTGGCCGCGCTGCCCGATCCGATCGGCGAGATCAGCAACCTGAAGTACCGGCCGAGCGGCATTCAGGTCGGCCAGATGCGCGTGCCGCTCGGCGTGATCGGCATCATCTACGAATCGCGTCCGAACGTGACGATCGACGCGGCCGCGTTGTGCCTGAAATCCGGCAACGCGACGATTCTGCGCGGCGGCTCCGAGGCGCTCGAGTGCAATACGGCGCTGGCCAAGCTGATCGGCGAAGGGCTGAAAAAGGCCGGTTTGCCGCAGGAAGCGGTGCAAGTGGTCGAAACGTCGGATCGCGCGGCCGTCGGCAAGCTGATCACGATGACCGAGTACGTCGACGTGATCGTGCCGCGTGGCGGCAAGAGCCTGATCGCGCGGCTGATCGAAGAAGGCCGCGTGCCGATGATCAAGCATCTCGACGGCATCTGCCATGTGTATGTCGACGATCGCGCGGACATCGCCAAGGCGCTGAATGTTTGCGACAACGCGAAGACACATCGCTACGGCACTTGCAACACGATGGAGACGCTGCTCGTCGCACGCGGTATTGCGGCCGACGTGCTGCCCGCGCTCGGCAAGCTGTATCGCGAGAAGGAAGTGGAGCTGCGGGTCGATCCGGCGGCGCGCAAGGTGCTCGCGGATGCGGGCGTCGGGCCGCTGGTCGATGCAACGGAAGAAGACTGGCGCACCGAATACCTGGCCCCCGTGCTGGCGATCAAGGTGGTGGACGGTATCGATCAGGCCGTCGAGCACATCAACGAATACGGCTCGCAGCACACGGATGCGATCGTCACGGAAGACCACGATCGCGCGATGCGTTTTCTGCGCGAAGTCGATTCCGCGAGCGTGATGGTGAACGCATCGACGCGTTTCGCCGATGGTTTCGAGTTTGGCCTCGGCGCGGAAATCGGTATTTCGAACGACAAACTGCACGCGCGCGGGCCGGTCGGGCTGGAAGGGCTGACGTCGCTGAAGTATGTCGTGCTGGGGCACGGCGAGGGGCGTCAGTAG
- a CDS encoding CopD family protein, translated as MLWVKTFHIVLVASWFAGLFYLPRIFVNLAMETDPNAVKRLLLMARKLFRFMTFIAVPALACGLWLWLAVGIGSGQGWIHAKVGVVVLLVLYHAYCGVLLRTFERGLNQRSHKWYRMFNELPVLGMLAAVALVVIKPF; from the coding sequence ATGCTGTGGGTCAAGACGTTTCACATCGTTCTGGTCGCGTCGTGGTTTGCGGGCCTGTTCTATCTGCCGCGCATCTTCGTCAATCTCGCGATGGAGACCGATCCGAACGCCGTCAAGCGTCTTCTTCTGATGGCGCGCAAGCTGTTTCGCTTCATGACGTTCATCGCGGTGCCGGCGCTGGCTTGTGGGCTGTGGTTGTGGCTTGCGGTTGGGATCGGCAGCGGGCAGGGGTGGATTCATGCGAAGGTTGGTGTTGTTGTGTTGCTTGTCCTCTATCACGCGTATTGCGGGGTGCTGTTGCGGACCTTCGAGCGCGGGTTGAATCAACGCTCTCACAAGTGGTATCGGATGTTCAATGAACTGCCTGTTTTGGGGATGCTCGCGGCAGTGGCGCTGGTGGTGATCAAGCCGTTTTGA
- a CDS encoding YadA-like family protein, whose product MNKTYRSVWNESTGTWVAAQENARGRGKKSVRAVVAIAAAGAGVLVSVAAHAGALDGGNNSGVSTAVAYGPSALATGNYSVAVGDQATASSSYAIAMGLYSNAANNGAIAIGYESTATGQLSTAIGQQSSATALWSTALGTYTTASGSMSTAVGNGAIASAQSTSALGDSATASGSYASALGAYSTATTSNSVALGYKSVANSATLSTAGYNPGSGTLSAATAAGEVSVGAAGSERRITNVAAGLNGTDAVNVSQLQSEDAEVNQQGTTTAAALGGGAAYNSTTGVVSAPSYALTNANAIDGTTAKKYTDQQINMVQQGVNSVARNAYSGIAAATALTMIPDVDQGKTIAVGIGSGSYHGYQAAALGASARITENIKVKMGAGISGQGTTVGVGASYQW is encoded by the coding sequence ATGAACAAGACATATCGTTCCGTGTGGAATGAGTCGACTGGGACCTGGGTTGCGGCGCAGGAGAATGCGCGGGGACGCGGGAAGAAGAGTGTTCGAGCAGTGGTGGCGATCGCTGCTGCGGGGGCCGGTGTACTCGTCTCAGTGGCGGCCCATGCCGGAGCACTCGACGGTGGCAATAATTCGGGCGTGAGCACCGCGGTGGCTTATGGCCCGAGCGCCCTTGCGACTGGCAACTACTCTGTTGCTGTCGGAGACCAGGCGACTGCATCTAGTTCCTACGCGATCGCTATGGGACTCTATAGCAATGCCGCCAATAACGGGGCGATCGCGATCGGTTATGAGAGCACAGCTACAGGGCAGCTCTCAACGGCCATTGGTCAGCAATCTAGCGCGACGGCATTGTGGAGCACAGCGCTTGGTACTTACACCACTGCCAGCGGTTCAATGTCTACCGCCGTCGGTAATGGGGCGATTGCAAGCGCACAGAGCACCAGCGCGCTTGGCGATTCCGCTACAGCATCAGGATCCTATGCAAGCGCGTTGGGCGCCTATTCTACAGCGACGACATCCAACTCGGTCGCGCTGGGCTATAAGTCGGTCGCGAATTCGGCAACGTTGAGCACGGCCGGCTACAACCCCGGCAGCGGCACGCTGTCGGCGGCCACGGCTGCGGGTGAAGTGTCGGTGGGCGCAGCGGGTAGCGAGCGCCGCATCACGAACGTCGCAGCGGGCCTGAACGGCACGGATGCGGTGAACGTGAGCCAGTTGCAATCGGAAGACGCAGAAGTTAACCAGCAAGGCACGACGACGGCTGCTGCACTTGGCGGCGGCGCGGCCTACAACTCGACGACGGGCGTGGTTAGCGCACCGAGTTATGCGCTCACGAACGCCAACGCGATCGACGGCACGACTGCCAAGAAGTACACCGACCAGCAGATCAACATGGTCCAGCAGGGCGTGAACAGCGTGGCGCGCAACGCCTACTCGGGTATCGCGGCGGCCACCGCGCTGACGATGATCCCCGATGTCGATCAGGGCAAGACGATCGCGGTCGGCATCGGCAGCGGTTCGTACCACGGCTATCAGGCCGCCGCGCTGGGTGCCTCGGCACGCATCACGGAGAACATCAAGGTCAAGATGGGCGCCGGTATCAGCGGGCAGGGCACGACGGTTGGCGTAGGTGCGTCGTACCAATGGTAA
- a CDS encoding MurR/RpiR family transcriptional regulator, giving the protein MMLSQVEAMRDQMRPSERKLADYVMEAPREVLDLSMTEVAARAGVSQPTIARFCHALGFSGFREFKIRLAQGIATEVPAVYRDVRPDEPAPGVAAKVLDRTIGALIQVRNNLSSDSVAAAIQLLAHAKRIEFYGAGGSGIAALDMQHKFFRLGMPSVAYSDPHTFLMSAALLGEGDVVVAISNTGRTRDIIDAAKSALAAGAKVIAVTHGNSPLARIASIGLFANVDEDTDIFSPMTSRTSHLAIGDILAVGVALQRGPELAEKLAGAKDLITQRRVAT; this is encoded by the coding sequence ATGATGCTGTCCCAGGTGGAAGCGATGCGCGATCAGATGCGCCCTTCCGAACGCAAGCTCGCCGACTACGTGATGGAGGCGCCGCGCGAGGTGCTCGATCTGTCGATGACGGAGGTAGCCGCGCGCGCGGGCGTCAGCCAGCCGACCATCGCGCGTTTCTGTCATGCACTCGGCTTTTCCGGCTTCCGCGAATTCAAGATCCGTCTGGCGCAAGGCATAGCAACGGAGGTGCCCGCCGTTTACCGCGACGTGCGGCCCGACGAGCCCGCGCCGGGCGTCGCGGCGAAAGTGCTCGACCGGACCATCGGCGCGCTGATCCAGGTGCGCAATAATCTGTCGTCCGATAGCGTCGCGGCCGCGATCCAGCTGCTCGCGCACGCAAAACGCATCGAGTTCTACGGCGCAGGCGGCTCGGGCATCGCCGCGCTCGACATGCAGCACAAGTTCTTCCGGCTCGGCATGCCGAGCGTCGCGTATTCCGATCCGCATACATTCCTGATGTCGGCGGCGCTGCTCGGCGAAGGCGATGTCGTCGTGGCGATTTCGAACACGGGCCGCACGCGCGACATCATCGACGCTGCGAAATCCGCGCTTGCCGCGGGCGCGAAGGTGATTGCCGTAACGCATGGGAATTCGCCGCTGGCGCGGATCGCGTCGATTGGGCTGTTCGCCAACGTCGACGAAGACACGGACATTTTTTCGCCGATGACCTCGCGCACCTCGCATCTCGCGATCGGCGATATCCTGGCTGTGGGCGTCGCGCTGCAACGCGGGCCCGAACTGGCGGAGAAGCTGGCAGGCGCGAAGGATCTGATTACGCAGCGCAGAGTGGCGACATAG